In Gopherus evgoodei ecotype Sinaloan lineage chromosome 7, rGopEvg1_v1.p, whole genome shotgun sequence, the sequence GTTTTTATATCTTCTCTTCCCCTTTGCAGGTGCCAATATTGAAACCCATGGACCTAATGGTAGAAGCAAGTCCCCGAAGAATATTTGCAAATGCACACACGTATCACATAAACTCTATTTCAGTAAATAGTGATCATGAAACATACCTTTCTGCAGATGACCTAAGAATTAACCTATGGCATTTAGAAATCACAGACAGAAGTTTTAGTATCCTTTTCCTGTATGAATTCTATGATTATGTATAAAATTTCTCTGTTTTGACTATTAAtagaaacatttttattgttataTCTGCAGTTTTACTAAACATAAGTGCCCTAAATACTTTCATTTAACTCTAGGCATATATTTAAACATTAGTTTAAATGCACTAAATCACAGTGAAACATGTTTTTGAAATGGAAAGCTGCAGGTAGGAAGATATGTAGAGTTTAGGTAGTTTAATTTTGCAGAGCAGAAAGTGAAGATGAGGTGAAATGCTGGGACCATATATCTTAAATGTAGGGGTCAGTCTTCCATTAAATGAGCTTATTGAtaatatatgtaaaataaaataaagaattccATTTTGCTAAAGAGTTTTGTCTCCTTTTGTATTCAAAGTGTTAGCTGTGTAGTCTGATGTTAATCTTGATATAAAGTAACATCAAGCAAACAATACTGAAAGTGACCCTTTTGCTGTGGCTTAAGGCTGCCCATCTCAGGCCAAAATGGTCCAAGAGATATTTTGGCAAGTAACATAGGTGTCTGCAATAAAAGCAAAGatgaaagaaatataaaatagCCATTAAGTTGTTTCAGGGCATAAGGGGAATGAAGCTTATTCAGTGTTCAATTTGTAAGATCCTGCAAAAAAATTCCAcacaaatatttttagtttgtaGGGTACAGATTCTAGGACCAGCCCAGGATTATTTTTATGCTGCTCCTGTCCTTTTACAATGAGTAGATGTCCCAAAGCAGAAGGGAAGAACTCACCCTATGCTTCTAAAAATATACCAGAATcataacctttttttctttttctttttctatttttttgaaattttattttagaaGCAATAAAAGTGAAATGCTATTTGTTTCCTTTACCAACAAATTTTCAGACATTGTAGATATTAAGCCTGCTAACATGGAGGAACTAACAGAAGTGATTACTGCCGCAGAGTTTCACCCACATCATTGTAATGTGTTTGTCTACAGTAGTAGCAAAGGAACTATACGACTCTGTGATATGCGTTCTTCAGCCCTCTGTGATAGGCATTCAAAATGTAAGTAACATAGAATATACTATCTTTTTGCTTTATAGACTTGTTTGTAATATACAACACGAGATGATGTAGGTATTCTACttatataaacaaacattaaaatgtcaaATTCTGCTTATTGGTAAAGAACTTACAAAGGTAAAGAGTCATCGTTTTGTAGAATGGAACATTTTAATTGTCTTGTTCTAGGCCATCAGCAAGCAGAAGTGTAGCATGAGACAATTGATGATGTGACTCAAGTGCTTTTGGCACCAGTGAGACCTGTCTTCTGTCCAGACTCAGTCTTGGTGCTTCTCAAAGGTATCTGCTTAACAAGTGCCAGTTCAGGGCAGTTTATTGACATCTACCTTTGTGCATTAGGAACTGGGCTGAGGCTGCCAGAACCCATTTCATTTGTGACCATTTACAGCTATCGGAATGAATTTTATTCATAATGATCTGTGCTGGATTTGAAGCCAGTTCCCAGAGGTGAAAGGCCAGTGTTTTTGAAGCACTGAGCCACACAGCCTCATATAGGTGAGGAAAGCTTTTATATTTCCACCATAAGGAATAGGGCCTATCTTTACACACAGCCTGTTGTTTCTTGGTTGTATTACAGTAGTAATGGTTTTATATATATCTATTTCCTGGGGTTGACCTAAATTGCATTGATATTTCCAGGTAAGCTCATATACTGTAGCAAAGACGAGGTTTTTTATTGGGGAAGGAAAATGCTTAAACATTGTGGCAAGTATGGTATGGTGCATTTCCTTTTTAGTCATCTTAGCTTATATAATTGGAAATGTCAATGGCCAATCTAACTTGTCATATTTTTGATAGTTTCCTTTACTTTGTAAAACGTACAGTAATCTATGAGGTTTTTTAAAAGGTTTGTAAGAAAGAACGTTGGTATTATTCCCTTGGTGTTGAATGGTTCGTATTGTCATTGATTTGAAGAATTCAGAGTAAATAACTTTCAACCTAACCAAAAAGCATGTTTCAAGAAAGCAGACAAAGATCGTCATTGCAATTTCAGTGTAAATACAAACTTGCTCTTTCAATAAATTTTGTGTGTGGTGCAATTTATACTCACTTATAAATAAACCATGTACCTTACAGCACTGCTAAAATATGTGGGATCTGTAAAAGAAATGTACACTGGAGATGCTGACTTCTCTTAttgtttcatgttttaaaaaattttagACTTACTTTATCATAACGTTATAGAATAATCGGTAGTCCTAGTGGAACACAGTAACTTTTGAATTTAACTTCATATATCATTTTTTGTTAGTTTCTGCTTCTTAACTTCATTCTCAAACTCCAGGAATTGCAGCTTCTTGATATGTCCTAATTGGAGAACCCATTGGAGCTTAACAGCTAGTGATACAGCTATGAGAACTTAGtgtcttttttaaagaaagatcaccttttttaaaaaaaaaaatcccacaaaactAAGCAGGGCTGTGGtctccttttctcttctttttttaaatggaggatTTAGTATTCAGGTCCATGATTTTAAAGTATGTAAATACTGAATAACATTGCCATTTGTAAAATGTGGTGTATTGGATTCAGTTTTACTTTACATCTTTATTTACAGTTTTTGAAGAGCCTGAAGATCCTAGCAGCAGATCATTCTTTTCAGAAATTATTTCCTCAATATCTGATGTAAAATTCAGTCACAGTGGTCGATACATGATGACAAGAGACTACCTTTCAGTTAAAGTGTGGGATCTCAATATGGAAAACAGGCCTGTAGAGACATATCAGGtaaagtgttgcttttttaaaattaaaaaatattatctttCTTTTTTAGATCTGTCTAACATTTCCTTAAATGTTTTAAGGTTCATGAATATCTTCGAAGCAAGCTTTGTTCTCTGTATGAAAATGACTGCATCTTTGACAAGTTTGAGTGCTGCTGGAATGGTTCTGATAGGTAAGGTTAACTTGCGAAATAAAGTTAATTTCAGAAATTTAGTCCCCAATCCTGAAaagacttaaacacatgcttatgtAAAGTATATGTGAACAGTCCTTTTGAACGCAATGTGCAAGATTAGGGTCTTAAATTTTCTTTTGCATCCTCGAAGAGGTGGCAAAGGCAATGTAAACTTTCTCTCAATTAACCCTATTTCAGTATAAATTATTGCTGCGGTTGCATACAACTAGCTTTTTTGGATTTCAATTTTAAAACTatcctgaaacaatttttttcataattttttgaaataagacaaaaaataactgggtttcaatattttgaaagatcagtttttgtttaattttatttccaaCCTTTCTTTGGGTTCTGTCCTTAAATTTGCTATCGAAGGTAAATGATACATGCAGAAATAGAGGTAGCTATATAATGCAGTTTTACGTCTTCTAGCTTTTTGTTTTCTTACATGATCCATGGAAACGTTTAAAATTTCTGGATAAAAAGTGATATATAAGAGTGCAGTGGTTTGTAGCTGCACTGTGATAACTTATTGATACTATATGTTGCCCTGATTATTGAATGTTTACTGCATGAATATATTGATATTAGCTCAGTAGAGGTATGTCTGAAATACAGGCAGGAAGGAGAAGAATGGCTCAAGAGAGCTATCTATCAGCAAACACTGGAGAGTTGTTAAGGGACAGTGCCAGTCTACAAAACTGGATTTGGCCAGGACCCGCCAAATACCAAAGAACAAAAGAACCATAGCAGGGTATAAATAGGAACATGCTCTCAGCAGGAGTTAAAACCTACAAGGAACCAGAGTAAAATGAGACTCTGACATAACAACTCACTCCACGCTTCTGGGGAAGCTAGACCTGCCTATGTCAACATCGTGGGATGATAGGACTCTTAAATAAGATAGACATGCATATagacttatttattttaaaatcctttttccccCATACGCTTTGTTTCTGCTGCAAAATAAACAATgcttttgttttaagaaggctgtttggtCAATATAGACCTCTGGTCACAGATTCTCGAAGGGAAAAACCTGATGCCCAAACACAGGGACATTTGCAGGGCAGAAATGTTTGATAAGGTACTGTAGCCTAGGTCCCAGTCAAGGAGAGGGAGCATTGCAAAATTCTACCCTGGGATAGATATGGGAATGAGCCTAACACTGGAAGGAGTGCACTCAGTGAGATAAGAAAGAGGACAGAGGTGCAGCTACATCTGTAACCATGACAGAGAGCTTATTATTAGGGTCACAGCAAAAATCTCACATGGAATGTTAGCAATCCTACCCTGCTTGTATCAAGTTCCAGAAAGGAGTGGTGTCAATCTGTTTACATTTTTGCTAATGCAAGAATTAAATATCTTTCAACAAAGTTGCAAATTTTCTGAAATTTGCAGGCAAAAGGTTACCTGCATTACCTTTTTGATTTCTCAAAGTCAAAAGAACTATCGGAGGTTTAGAATGTTATATATAAACAAACCTGTTCTGTAGTTAAGGCTCTGATATCGTCCTTGTTCTACAAATTATGTGGCCCTGTTTCCACCCCAGAGacgttctctccctctccctctctagtATAATCCAATCAGTATAGTATTCTTTGTATTTTGATAAAGTCAACGTATTTTACACTGTTCTCAATTATTAAATTTTCACTGTAATGTAGATATTTTGT encodes:
- the PPP2R2D gene encoding serine/threonine-protein phosphatase 2A 55 kDa regulatory subunit B delta isoform isoform X3; this translates as MDLMVEASPRRIFANAHTYHINSISVNSDHETYLSADDLRINLWHLEITDRSFNIVDIKPANMEELTEVITAAEFHPHHCNVFVYSSSKGTIRLCDMRSSALCDRHSKFFEEPEDPSSRSFFSEIISSISDVKFSHSGRYMMTRDYLSVKVWDLNMENRPVETYQVHEYLRSKLCSLYENDCIFDKFECCWNGSDSAIMTGSYNNFFRMFDRNTRRDITLEASRESSKPRAILKPRKVCTGGKRKKDEISVDSLDFNKKILHTAWHPTENIIAVAATNNLYIFQDKIN
- the PPP2R2D gene encoding serine/threonine-protein phosphatase 2A 55 kDa regulatory subunit B delta isoform isoform X2, encoding MAGVAGGGGGGGGNDFQWCFSQVKGAIDEDVAEADIISTVEFNYSGDLLATGDKGGRVVIFQREQENKSRPHSRGEYNVYSTFQSHEPEFDYLKSLEIEEKINKIRWLPQQNAAHFLLSTNDKTIKLWKISERDKRAEGYNLKDEDGRLRDPFRITSLRVPILKPMDLMVEASPRRIFANAHTYHINSISVNSDHETYLSADDLRINLWHLEITDRSFNIVDIKPANMEELTEVITAAEFHPHHCNVFVYSSSKGTIRLCDMRSSALCDRHSKFFEEPEDPSSRSFFSEIISSISDVKFSHSGRYMMTRDYLSVKVWDLNMENRPVETYQVHEYLRSKLCSLYENDCIFDKFECCWNGSDRGR